The DNA segment CCTGCAGCGTGAGCCTTCCTGCCAAAGTACATGGGATTGAAAAATATTTGGGGTCAGGGCTCATTCGAGGAATCGGTCCTGAGATGGCCAAGAGATTGGTGAAGCGTTTCGGTGACAAGACCCTGGAGGTCATTGAACATCGTCCCGAGAAACTCATGGGCATAGAAGGGATTGGCAAGAAGCGGCTTGAGATGATCCGCAAGGCCTGGGAAGATCAGAGAGAGATCCGCGACGTCATGATTTTTCTTCAGGGACATGGGGTGAGTGCAGGCTACAGCGCCAAGATATTTAAGCAATACGGCAAAAATGCTATCCGTGTTGTGCGGAAAAATCCTTATCGACTGACAACAGACATATTTGGCATCGGCTTTGTCATTGCTGACTGCATTGCGGGCAAAGTTGGTGTTCCGAAAGACTCACTGATACGGGCAGAAGCCGGCATCCTCCATGTGTTGGAAAAGATGTCTGAGGACGGCCATGTCTATGGAGCGTGCGACGATGTGATGAAACGGTCACGAGATTTACTTGAGACAGGCCATGGTGTCCTCGAGAGCGCTTTTGACAACCTGGTTTCATCAAAGCGTATTGTAGTAGAGGACCTTGGGGATCAGGATGGCGATGTCGGCAAAAGTGAGAAGGCCGTTTATCTTAAGGCTTTTCACACTGTTGAGAGGGGTCTTGCAAACCGACTCAAGGCCCTCCTTTCCGTGCCTGTCAAATCCCTTAAAGCGGATGATAAGGGGATCAAGAGGCTTCTGCAAAAGAGACTGGCCATCCTCCTTTCCGAAGGGCAGTGGTCTGCTCTTGAGACGACGCTTTCATCCAAGGTGTCTATCGTGACAGGCGGGCCCGGAACTGGCAAAACGACCTTGGTGAGAGCGATTATAGCTGTCTTTGAAGGGGCAGGGAAGCGGATTTTCCTTGCTGCTCCTACTGGGCGTGCAGCAAAAAGGCTTTCCGAAGTCACAAACCGTGAGGCAAAAACCATCCATCGGCTGTTAGCTTACAACCACAAGAGCGGGGGATTTCAGAAAAACGAAGAGAATCCCCTTGATGCAGATGTGGTCATCGTGGATGAGGCATCCATGGTCGATGTTTTCTTGATGTATCACCTTGTCAAGGCTGTGCCCGCCACG comes from the Deltaproteobacteria bacterium genome and includes:
- a CDS encoding ATP-dependent RecD-like DNA helicase, with protein sequence MSETLEGQLDRIVYFNDDSLYTVARLKVKGNPDLVTVVGQLGGVSPGEVLELSGVWEIHPKYGQQFKAGACSVSLPAKVHGIEKYLGSGLIRGIGPEMAKRLVKRFGDKTLEVIEHRPEKLMGIEGIGKKRLEMIRKAWEDQREIRDVMIFLQGHGVSAGYSAKIFKQYGKNAIRVVRKNPYRLTTDIFGIGFVIADCIAGKVGVPKDSLIRAEAGILHVLEKMSEDGHVYGACDDVMKRSRDLLETGHGVLESAFDNLVSSKRIVVEDLGDQDGDVGKSEKAVYLKAFHTVERGLANRLKALLSVPVKSLKADDKGIKRLLQKRLAILLSEGQWSALETTLSSKVSIVTGGPGTGKTTLVRAIIAVFEGAGKRIFLAAPTGRAAKRLSEVTNREAKTIHRLLAYNHKSGGFQKNEENPLDADVVIVDEASMVDVFLMYHLVKAVPATAVLILVGDIHQLPPVGPGNVLRDMIDSRRVPAVYLTEIFRQARESLIIVNAHQINQGNFPAAQSSNRDTLKDYYFIEQDDPEKVLSTIRELCCVRIPDRFNFHPLLDIQVLSPMHKGIVGTANLNRVLQEALNKSSDMIERMGRTFKRLDKVMQIRNNYTKDVFNGDIGTISEIDGKMQKLTVEYDGRPVDYDFAELDELVLAYAVSVHKSQGSEYRAVVLPVMTQHYVLLQRNLIYTGITRAKELVVLIGTKKAMAIAIRNDKPQRRLTRLAFRLL